The following proteins come from a genomic window of Thalassoglobus sp. JC818:
- a CDS encoding sigma-70 family RNA polymerase sigma factor produces MSESKESSRIAVLLEDAKNGDERARDELFECCRNYINVIARTNVETWMKAKVDSSDLVQQTLLEAHRGFQNFEGKSEGEWLAWLKQILAHNTHDFIRRFRAGKRDVQKEVRMQPQSPDASAPFRELAARLDSPSQILMEHEQEFELANAISRLPENYREVIQLRNLQRLSFEEVSERMGRSRGAVQMLWMRALSKLQEILAENQSEA; encoded by the coding sequence ATGAGCGAGTCGAAAGAGAGTTCACGCATCGCCGTGCTTCTGGAAGATGCGAAGAATGGAGACGAACGTGCCCGCGACGAACTTTTTGAGTGCTGTCGGAACTACATTAATGTTATTGCTCGGACCAATGTTGAAACGTGGATGAAGGCCAAGGTCGATTCTTCCGATCTCGTCCAGCAGACACTTCTCGAAGCTCATCGAGGATTTCAAAATTTCGAGGGGAAATCAGAAGGGGAGTGGCTGGCGTGGCTGAAGCAAATTCTCGCTCACAATACGCATGACTTCATCCGACGATTTCGGGCTGGCAAACGTGATGTGCAGAAGGAGGTGCGAATGCAGCCACAATCTCCTGATGCTTCCGCTCCTTTTCGAGAGTTGGCAGCTCGTCTCGATTCGCCGAGTCAAATTCTGATGGAGCATGAGCAGGAGTTTGAGTTGGCCAACGCCATTTCGAGGCTGCCGGAAAATTATCGGGAAGTGATTCAACTGCGAAATTTGCAGCGACTTTCGTTTGAAGAGGTATCTGAGAGAATGGGACGCAGTCGCGGAGCCGTGCAAATGCTGTGGATGCGGGCTCTGAGTAAGCTTCAAGAGATACTCGCAGAAAACCAGAGTGAAGCATGA